The nucleotide window TCCGCACAGCAGGCCCCAGCCCGGGCTGTCACACGAATCCGGTCCAGCGCGCGAGCGCCGGACCGTGGGCCCTCTCGTGTGCCCTTCTGGCATGGGACCAGAGTAAGCGCTGAAGCGCTAACTCTGGTCGACATGCGTTTTCAGGAGCGGCACGCGTCATGCGGGGCATGCATTGGACGAATACCTGAATTTATCGGAGACGAAGTTCCCATGACTCAATCGGCTTACCGCGCAAAACTGTTGACGTTCACCGGCGACCCCGCGCAATCGTCCGACGCCGCTGTCTTTGACGAAGACGGCGTCGTAATCGTCGAAGACGGCCACGTGCTCGCCTCGGGCGCGTGGTCCGCGCTCAAGTCGCGCGTAAGCGACGGCGCGACGGTTCACGATCTGCGCGACAAGCTGATCGTGCCGGGCTTCATCGACACGCACATCCACTATCCGCAGACGGACATGATCGCGTCGCCCGCGCCGGGTCTGCTGCCATGGCTGAACACCTACACATTCCCGACCGAGCGCGGCTTCGAAAACGAAACGGTGGCGCAGGACACGGCGCGCTTTTTCGTCGATGAACTGCTAGCCTGCGGCACGACCACGGCGCTCGTGTATTGCACAGTGCACAAGCAGTCCGCCGATGCGCTCTTCACCGCGAGCGAAGCGAAGAACCTGCGCATGGTCGCGGGCAAGGTGCTGATGGACCGCCATTGCCCCGAGTTCCTGCGCGACACGCCGCAAACGGGCTACGACGACAGCGCCGAGCTGATAGAGCGCTGGCACAACCGCGGTCGCCAGATGTACGCGCTCACGCCGCGCTTCGCGCCCACCTCGACCGAAGCGCAGCTCGAAGCCTGCGGCGCGCTCGCGAAGGTGCATGGCGACATCTTTATCCAGAGCCACGTGGCGGAAAACCCCGACGAGGTGAAGTGGGTCAAGGAACTGTTCCCGGGCCATCGCAGCTACCTCGACGTTTACGATCACTACGGACTCCTGCGCAAGCGCGCGGTATATGGCCACTGCATCTGGCTCGACGACGAGGACCGCCGCCGCATGGCGCACACGGGCACGGTCGCCGCGCACTGCCCGACCTCGAACCTGTTCCTCGGCAGCGGCCTGTTCGACTTCGACAAGGCGGGCGAATCGTCGATGCCCGTCACGCTCGCTACCGACGTGGGCGGCGGCACCTCGTTCTCGATGCTGCAAACGATGAACGAAGCGCACAAGGTCGCGCGCATGGGCGGCCACCACCTCACGGCCACGCGCATGTTCTGGCTCGCGACAGCGGGTGCTGCGCAGGCGCTCGATCTCGCCGACAAGATCGGCACGCTCGCGCCCGGCAGCGAAGCGGACTTCGTCGTGCTCGATGCGCAGGCCACGCCGCTGCTCGCGCGGCGCACGGCACGCGCCGAATCGCTGGAAGAACTGTTGTTCGCGCTCGCCCTGCTCGGCGACGACCGCGCGGTTTTCGAGACCTACGCGGCGGGCAAACGCGTGCACAGCCGCGACGGCGCGCACCGCTGACAGCCCCGCCCGGCGCGGATTGCAGGAAACGCCGCATGTTATAATCCGCGCCTCATTGGGGAGTAGCCGCCTCGCGTCGCGCCGCAGCGCCGGTCTTCGGACCCCGGGCTTGCCGCGCGCGAATTCGCGGGGGCGTCCGTCAACAGACTTGGCCTGCACGGCCATGGCGGACGCAGCCTTTATCCCGGGCCTGGCGAGACCGATGACCCATGACCGCCGCGA belongs to Paraburkholderia flagellata and includes:
- the guaD gene encoding guanine deaminase → MTQSAYRAKLLTFTGDPAQSSDAAVFDEDGVVIVEDGHVLASGAWSALKSRVSDGATVHDLRDKLIVPGFIDTHIHYPQTDMIASPAPGLLPWLNTYTFPTERGFENETVAQDTARFFVDELLACGTTTALVYCTVHKQSADALFTASEAKNLRMVAGKVLMDRHCPEFLRDTPQTGYDDSAELIERWHNRGRQMYALTPRFAPTSTEAQLEACGALAKVHGDIFIQSHVAENPDEVKWVKELFPGHRSYLDVYDHYGLLRKRAVYGHCIWLDDEDRRRMAHTGTVAAHCPTSNLFLGSGLFDFDKAGESSMPVTLATDVGGGTSFSMLQTMNEAHKVARMGGHHLTATRMFWLATAGAAQALDLADKIGTLAPGSEADFVVLDAQATPLLARRTARAESLEELLFALALLGDDRAVFETYAAGKRVHSRDGAHR